TGGACGGTGGAACGTCTATACTTTttcatgaaaaggaaaaaaaagtcagcgcTTACTCTAATAGATTCAGCCTCAGCTTCAGCCTCCATGATCAACTGCAGCCTGTcaggtgaaagagagaaagaaggtgTGACTTATGCGCTTCGTTATCCTATACGCTGATCGGAGGTCTGGCAGCGGTTCCGTGGAGAACCGTTTTGGCACAGGCAGATTTCCTTTCAAAGCTTCGCTAACCTTTCGGCCTCGGCGAGTTTCTCTAGCTTGTATTTCTCCGCCTCGGCTGGCTTCATGACTCTGGCCTCCAGCTCCTTCTCTTTGCGGGTGATCTCCTGCTCCTGCAGAGTGATCTGCTGAGCGCGCTCCaccacctgcacctgcatctTCTCCTCCTCAATCCTCTGCTTTGTCTTGGCCACCTGACCCAGGAGCAGAGCAAAATTCCTCCAATGAGATTTTCCGAAAGGAAGATCGTTTACTTCTCGTCACCCTAGCTGTGTTTTACAAAAGCCACTGTTCAGATGGTTTCGGTTTGGTTTGAGAAGTCATGGCTTTCGATCCTAGATGCGTCATGTGATTGCTGTACCTGAAGCTGATAGGCCATCTCAGACTCCGCTTTCTTAGCGTTAACCTCCATATCATAGACCGCCTTTTTCAGCTCATAGTCTCTCTGAGCCTTCGCCATCTCGATCTCGTTCTTGTACTGTGCAGAAACCTTCTCCTGCATGGCATGGGCttcctaaatacacacacacgatttcATATATGAAATTCtttctgtggggaaaaaaaaccaaaaaacactaCAGGTCTAAGAGGAAGGAAGGTCGTACCCGGATCACTGCATCCCTCTTGTACTGAGCCTCTCCGATGCGGGCGTCTTTCTGCACCTGGGCTGTGCGAGCTTTACCCAGAGAGTTCAGGTAGTCCTTAAAGAAGAACACCAGACAGCATCAGCTTACAGCACACGTTAAAAGGTGCGAGTGTGTGGGGATGTGTTGCACATGGACATCACCTGGTCATCATGAACGTCTTTAAGCGTGTAGCTGACCACACCGATGCCCATGTTGACCAAATCAGAAGAAGCCACCTTGAACACTTGCTCGGAAAACTTCTTACGATCCTGATAGATCTCCTACGGGAAATCAGAGAGTATACACACGCTAAAAGTTCTACACGACTATTGGTGTTGGAATAATTGTAATagctgcaaaaaataataatgacacaAAGGTGATCATTTTAGCCATTTTCATGTGTCATTAACTCATGGAGACCTCCACTGTCTCCTTACCTCCACGGTCAGGTGAGCAATAATGGCTCTCTGATGACCTTCCAGTGTCTCCAGGGCGATGTGGGAAATCTCAGTCTCCGATTTCCCCAAGAACATCTGGcaagcagcagccaacatctcCTTATTCTGGCCCTGAATTTTCACCTGCAAGGCAGACACCAAGTCCCACACGTCACAGACTTTAGTATGGGaaagtgtatgtgagagagcgtgtgtgtgtgtacgtaaaAAATGTATGAACGCCTGACCTGTGCAATGCCAGTCACTGAGATGGGTACACCATGCCTGGTGTAGACCTTATCACTCTTCACGTTAAGAGTCAGAGTATTCAAAGatatcctgagagagagagagagagagagactcttgATTTAAAGCAAACAGCAACTAATTTAAAGGAAAAGAAGGCCATGCTAATGATGTTGCTCAGACCTAAGTTCTGTGGCCATCAAATGCAGAAGCAAAAATAACCGAAccatttgattgacaggatcaTGTTTCTCTGTGGCTTTAAAGAACAATACTTACCCATGAACTATGGGCCTATGAACACGGACGCATGCATGCATGCTGAGACCTTCCAGCAAACTCATGTAGTGATCACTATAAATACCGTCATCATGCATCAATCATTCCTACAACTAAGCTGTGCAGGTTCAGAATGACAATCATTCTTTTCACCTACCAGGGGCGGTCTGAGACACTTGGAGAACATCATGAGGGACGGGTCTCACCTTTGGGCTACCATGAAAAGTGCTCAGTGATAACTCAACACTGGGAGGTGCAACGTTAACCTTGTAGTATACctggttaaaaaaatttacatggTAGCAGCAGCAGAGTTTCCTTGGAGTGGCTCATGAGGACGAGACACTCCTTGTAAAGTGGTG
This Ictalurus furcatus strain D&B chromosome 1, Billie_1.0, whole genome shotgun sequence DNA region includes the following protein-coding sequences:
- the flot1b gene encoding flotillin-1b, translated to MFYTCGPNEAMVVSGCCRAPPLMVAGGRVFVIPCIQQIQRISLNTLTLNVKSDKVYTRHGVPISVTGIAQVKIQGQNKEMLAAACQMFLGKSETEISHIALETLEGHQRAIIAHLTVEEIYQDRKKFSEQVFKVASSDLVNMGIGVVSYTLKDVHDDQDYLNSLGKARTAQVQKDARIGEAQYKRDAVIREAHAMQEKVSAQYKNEIEMAKAQRDYELKKAVYDMEVNAKKAESEMAYQLQVAKTKQRIEEEKMQVQVVERAQQITLQEQEITRKEKELEARVMKPAEAEKYKLEKLAEAERLQLIMEAEAEAESIRIKGEAEAFATLAKGRADAEQMAKKAEAFNQYKEGAMVDMLLEKLPLMAEEITKPLSAAQKITMVSSGGSEVGAAKLTGEVLDIMVRLPQAVEKLTGVSISQVTSTRMG